A DNA window from Leptolyngbya sp. SIO1E4 contains the following coding sequences:
- the ilvC gene encoding ketol-acid reductoisomerase, whose translation MARMYYDSDANLDLLNGKTVAIIGYGSQGHAHALNLKDSGVNVIVGLYEGSRSIAKAESEGLTVKPVADAAKLADWIMILLPDEVQKHIYKEAIAPNLEAGNVLFFAHGFNINFGQIVPPADIDVAMVAPKGPGHLVRRTYTEGQGVPCLFAVYQDATGQARDRAMAYAKGIGGTRAGILETTFREETETDLFGEQVVLCGGLSELIKSGFETLVNAGYQPELAYFECLHEVKLIVDLVVEGGLATMRDSISNTAEYGDYTRGPRIITDETRAEMKKILNEIQTGQFAREFVLENQSGNAGFTAMRRREAEHPIEEVGKDLRAMFSWLKKV comes from the coding sequence CCCGCATGTATTACGACAGTGACGCTAACCTGGATTTACTCAACGGCAAGACCGTAGCCATCATTGGCTATGGTTCCCAGGGACACGCCCATGCCCTCAACCTCAAGGATAGTGGTGTAAACGTCATCGTGGGGCTGTATGAGGGCAGTCGCTCTATCGCAAAAGCAGAATCAGAAGGGCTCACAGTTAAGCCGGTGGCCGATGCCGCCAAGTTAGCTGACTGGATTATGATTTTGCTGCCAGACGAAGTGCAAAAGCATATCTATAAAGAGGCGATCGCTCCCAATTTAGAAGCGGGTAATGTGCTCTTTTTCGCCCACGGATTCAACATTAATTTTGGGCAGATCGTGCCTCCGGCTGATATCGACGTGGCCATGGTAGCGCCTAAAGGGCCAGGGCACTTAGTCCGTCGCACCTACACCGAAGGGCAGGGAGTTCCCTGTTTGTTTGCGGTCTATCAAGATGCAACCGGGCAAGCCCGCGATCGGGCCATGGCCTACGCCAAGGGCATTGGTGGCACCCGTGCAGGTATCCTCGAAACCACCTTCCGAGAAGAGACCGAAACCGACCTGTTTGGGGAACAGGTGGTGCTGTGTGGCGGCCTGAGCGAACTGATCAAATCTGGCTTTGAAACCCTGGTAAACGCAGGCTACCAGCCAGAACTGGCTTACTTTGAGTGCCTGCACGAGGTGAAGCTCATCGTAGATCTCGTTGTCGAAGGCGGCCTGGCCACTATGCGCGATAGTATCTCCAATACGGCTGAGTATGGCGACTACACCCGTGGCCCCCGCATCATCACCGATGAAACCCGTGCCGAGATGAAGAAAATCCTCAATGAGATTCAGACCGGCCAGTTTGCCCGTGAATTTGTCCTAGAAAATCAGTCGGGGAATGCAGGCTTTACCGCCATGCGCCGCCGCGAAGCTGAGCACCCCATCGAAGAAGTGGGTAAGGATTTGCGCGCGATGTTTAGCTGGCTGAAGAAGGTATAG
- the typA gene encoding translational GTPase TypA, giving the protein MTLPIRNVAIIAHVDHGKTTLVDALLMQSGIFREGEAVPDCVMDSNDLERERGITILSKNTAVRYKDTLINIVDTPGHADFGGEVERVLGMVDGCILIVDANEGPMPQTRFVLKKALEKGLRPIVVLNKIDRPQADPHNAIDKVLDLFLELGADDDQCEFPYLYASGLSGFAKKELDDEGKDMQPLFEAVLDHVPPPIGDPEKPLQLQVTTLDYSEYLGRIVIGKVHNGTIHLGQQAVLINREGQAVKSKISKLLGFEGLQRIEIEQASAGQIVAIAGFSDANIGETIACPENPEALPLISVDEPTLGMTFAVNDSPFAGKEGKFVTSRQLRDRLMRELETNVALRVTETDSPDRFSVSGRGELHLGILIENMRREGYEFQVSQPQVIFREISGQPCEPYELLVLDVPEDGVGGCMERLGQRRGEMQDMRITGNGRSTLEFVIPARGLIGFRGEFMRLTRGEGLMNHSFLEYRQMTGEVETRRNGVLVAFEEGTATFYALKNAEDRGVFFITPGTKVYKGMIIGENNRPQDLELNVCKTKQLTNHRSATGDELVQLQTPIDMSLERALEYISSDEMVEVTPESIRLRKISKKLAKR; this is encoded by the coding sequence ATGACTCTCCCTATTCGCAACGTTGCCATCATTGCTCACGTTGATCACGGCAAGACCACGCTGGTAGACGCCCTCCTCATGCAGTCCGGCATTTTCCGTGAAGGGGAAGCAGTTCCAGACTGTGTGATGGACTCGAATGACCTGGAGCGAGAGCGTGGCATCACAATTTTGTCTAAAAATACGGCTGTTCGGTATAAAGATACGCTGATTAACATTGTCGACACGCCCGGACACGCCGACTTTGGAGGTGAGGTCGAGCGCGTATTGGGTATGGTCGACGGCTGTATCCTGATTGTGGATGCCAATGAAGGCCCCATGCCCCAGACTCGCTTTGTGCTGAAAAAGGCCCTGGAAAAAGGGCTGCGCCCCATCGTGGTGCTCAATAAGATCGACCGTCCCCAGGCTGATCCCCACAACGCCATTGATAAAGTCCTGGATTTATTCCTTGAACTAGGGGCAGATGACGATCAGTGTGAATTCCCCTATCTCTATGCATCGGGGCTATCCGGGTTTGCCAAGAAGGAGTTGGATGACGAGGGCAAAGACATGCAGCCCCTCTTTGAAGCGGTTTTGGATCACGTTCCCCCGCCTATTGGGGATCCTGAAAAACCCCTCCAACTACAGGTCACTACGCTGGACTATTCAGAATATCTGGGCCGTATCGTAATTGGTAAAGTACACAACGGCACAATTCACCTGGGGCAGCAGGCTGTGCTGATTAACCGCGAGGGACAAGCGGTGAAGTCCAAAATCAGCAAGCTTTTAGGTTTTGAAGGATTACAGCGGATCGAAATTGAACAGGCCAGCGCAGGTCAGATTGTGGCGATCGCTGGGTTCTCTGACGCCAACATTGGTGAAACCATCGCCTGCCCTGAAAATCCAGAAGCCCTCCCCCTTATTAGCGTGGATGAGCCTACCCTGGGGATGACCTTTGCCGTCAATGACTCTCCGTTTGCAGGCAAAGAAGGAAAGTTTGTGACCTCTCGCCAGCTACGCGATCGTCTGATGCGTGAGCTGGAAACCAATGTGGCTCTTAGGGTCACTGAGACGGACTCCCCTGATCGCTTCTCGGTTTCTGGCCGGGGTGAATTGCACCTGGGCATCTTGATTGAAAATATGCGTCGTGAAGGCTACGAGTTCCAGGTTTCCCAACCTCAAGTGATTTTCCGAGAAATTAGCGGTCAGCCTTGCGAACCTTATGAGCTGCTGGTTCTGGATGTGCCCGAAGACGGCGTAGGCGGTTGTATGGAACGCTTGGGGCAACGCCGGGGTGAAATGCAGGATATGCGCATCACTGGCAATGGGCGCTCTACCCTAGAGTTTGTGATCCCAGCCCGTGGCCTGATTGGTTTCCGGGGCGAGTTCATGCGTCTGACCCGAGGCGAAGGGTTGATGAACCATAGCTTCTTAGAGTACCGACAGATGACCGGTGAAGTCGAAACCCGCCGCAACGGAGTGCTCGTTGCCTTTGAAGAAGGGACAGCAACTTTCTATGCCCTAAAAAATGCGGAAGACCGCGGGGTGTTCTTCATCACGCCGGGGACTAAGGTCTACAAGGGCATGATCATTGGCGAAAATAACCGGCCCCAAGACTTAGAACTCAATGTCTGTAAGACAAAGCAGCTGACTAACCATCGTTCTGCCACAGGGGACGAGCTGGTGCAGCTTCAAACCCCGATTGACATGAGCCTGGAACGAGCGTTGGAATATATCAGCTCTGATGAAATGGTGGAAGTTACACCCGAATCTATCCGCCTCCGGAAGATTTCTAAGAAGCTGGCAAAACGGTAA
- a CDS encoding ATP-dependent zinc protease — protein sequence MYLSPISEPPPRSKVETIIGWREWLSLPDLNVAQIKAKVDTGARSSALHAFDIEYFNQDDCSMVHFKMHPLQRNTSFTVEATAAVLGKRPVRNSGGQTQDRPVIRTLVCLGGQQWPIELTLTNRDVMGFRMLLGREAIRHRFLVDSGDSYFLSPSDPFARRNAAIDLPNLS from the coding sequence ATGTATTTAAGCCCGATTTCTGAACCGCCCCCTCGCTCTAAAGTAGAAACAATTATCGGCTGGCGCGAGTGGCTATCGCTGCCCGATCTGAATGTTGCCCAGATCAAAGCAAAAGTCGATACCGGAGCACGCTCCTCTGCTTTACATGCCTTCGACATCGAATACTTTAATCAGGATGATTGCTCAATGGTGCACTTCAAGATGCATCCGCTTCAACGCAATACAAGTTTCACGGTCGAGGCCACAGCAGCTGTTTTAGGTAAACGTCCTGTGCGCAATTCTGGGGGGCAAACTCAAGATCGCCCTGTCATTAGAACTCTGGTTTGTCTAGGAGGGCAGCAATGGCCCATTGAATTGACATTGACCAACCGCGATGTCATGGGGTTTCGGATGCTGCTGGGGCGAGAAGCTATCCGTCATCGCTTTTTGGTTGACTCGGGAGACTCTTACTTTTTAAGCCCGTCTGACCCGTTCGCCCGCCGCAATGCTGCCATTGATTTGCCGAATTTGTCATGA
- the rimK gene encoding 30S ribosomal protein S6--L-glutamate ligase, whose translation MRIVILSRDSTLYSTRRLHEAGDKRGHETRVIDPMRCYIDITSRRPKVLYQGKPLEDVDAIIPRIGASNTFYGTAVVRQFEIMGVFTANESQAISRSRDKLRSLQVLARQGVGLPVTGFAHSTQDIDGLIELVGGAPLVIKLLEGTQGIGVVLAETYQAAKSVIEAFRGLDANILVQEYIQEAGGADIRCFIVGSKVIAAMKRQGAPGEFRSNLHRGGSAIRVKLTPEERSTAVRAAKAMGLRIAGVDLLRSNHGPVVMEVNSSPGLEGIETATGIDIAGKIIGYVEQRAGADETHDRIQY comes from the coding sequence ATGAGGATTGTTATTCTGTCGCGCGACAGTACGCTCTACTCCACACGCCGACTCCACGAAGCGGGTGACAAACGAGGGCACGAAACGCGGGTGATCGACCCGATGCGCTGCTACATCGACATCACCTCCCGTCGCCCCAAAGTCCTCTATCAGGGCAAACCTTTAGAAGACGTGGACGCCATCATTCCTCGAATCGGGGCATCTAACACCTTCTACGGCACGGCAGTCGTGCGCCAGTTTGAAATCATGGGGGTGTTTACCGCCAATGAATCCCAGGCGATTTCGCGATCGCGCGACAAACTTCGCAGCCTACAGGTTTTGGCACGTCAGGGGGTAGGCCTGCCGGTGACGGGGTTTGCGCATTCAACCCAAGATATTGACGGGTTAATCGAGTTAGTGGGGGGTGCACCCTTAGTAATCAAATTACTAGAAGGCACTCAGGGTATCGGCGTTGTACTGGCAGAAACGTATCAGGCTGCCAAATCAGTGATTGAAGCCTTTCGAGGCTTAGATGCCAATATTTTGGTGCAGGAATATATTCAGGAGGCCGGGGGTGCCGATATCCGGTGTTTTATTGTCGGGAGCAAGGTCATTGCAGCCATGAAGCGCCAGGGAGCACCAGGAGAATTTCGGTCGAACTTGCACCGAGGTGGTTCTGCCATTCGAGTCAAGCTAACCCCTGAGGAGCGCAGCACCGCTGTTCGGGCAGCCAAAGCCATGGGCCTGCGGATAGCAGGGGTAGACTTGCTACGCTCTAATCATGGCCCAGTGGTCATGGAGGTTAATTCTTCCCCTGGGTTAGAGGGCATTGAAACAGCCACGGGGATAGATATTGCAGGAAAAATTATTGGATATGTTGAGCAACGTGCAGGGGCAGATGAGACCCACGATCGCATCCAATATTAA
- a CDS encoding threonine synthase, whose protein sequence is MTLSLDPSSVSTSSTRPDSRRTHHQGWNGLINAYRAYLPVSDRTPVITLNEGNTPLIPAPAIAARIGRQVQVYVKYDGLNPTGSFKDRGMTMAVSKAKEAGSEAVICASTGNTSAAAAAYAAKGGMRAYVVVPDGYIALGKLAQALLYGAEVLAIQGNFDDALVMVRQLAASQPVALVNSVNPFRLEGQKTAAFELVDALGDAPDWLCIPVGNAGNITAYWMGFCEYHQQNRCRQLPRMMGFQAAGASPLVHGQPVATPETLATAIRIGNPASWKQAIAVQEASQGEFNAVSDDEILAAYRLLAREEGIFCEPASAASVAGLLKVKDQVPEGATVVCVLTGNGLKDPTCAIDHCQSEVKTGIPANLDALVKAMGL, encoded by the coding sequence GTGACCTTAAGCTTAGATCCTTCCTCCGTTTCTACATCGTCCACCCGTCCTGACTCTAGGAGGACTCATCATCAGGGCTGGAATGGCCTCATCAATGCTTACAGGGCTTATCTGCCAGTGAGCGATCGCACGCCGGTGATAACCCTTAACGAAGGAAATACCCCCCTAATTCCGGCACCAGCGATTGCTGCCCGCATCGGTCGCCAGGTGCAGGTCTACGTTAAGTACGATGGGCTCAACCCGACCGGAAGCTTTAAGGATCGGGGCATGACGATGGCCGTTTCGAAAGCTAAGGAGGCCGGATCAGAAGCCGTAATTTGTGCCAGCACGGGCAATACGTCTGCGGCGGCAGCAGCTTATGCGGCCAAGGGGGGGATGCGGGCCTATGTAGTGGTGCCGGATGGATACATTGCCCTGGGGAAATTGGCTCAGGCTCTGTTATATGGCGCTGAGGTATTGGCCATCCAAGGCAACTTCGACGATGCTTTAGTGATGGTGCGGCAGCTGGCAGCTAGCCAGCCCGTAGCCCTGGTGAATTCAGTTAATCCCTTTCGTTTAGAGGGACAGAAGACCGCAGCCTTTGAGCTGGTGGATGCCTTAGGTGATGCGCCGGATTGGCTCTGCATTCCGGTGGGCAACGCTGGAAATATCACGGCTTACTGGATGGGTTTTTGCGAATATCATCAACAAAACCGCTGCAGGCAGCTGCCCCGTATGATGGGATTCCAAGCGGCTGGGGCTTCTCCCTTGGTGCATGGTCAGCCGGTCGCCACCCCAGAAACGCTGGCAACTGCGATTCGAATTGGTAATCCAGCGAGCTGGAAGCAGGCGATCGCGGTGCAGGAAGCTAGCCAAGGTGAATTTAACGCCGTCAGTGACGACGAGATTTTGGCTGCCTACCGTCTGCTGGCTCGAGAAGAAGGGATCTTCTGTGAACCAGCCAGTGCTGCCTCGGTGGCAGGGCTTCTCAAAGTCAAGGATCAAGTCCCCGAGGGGGCGACGGTGGTGTGTGTCTTGACTGGGAATGGCCTCAAAGACCCCACATGCGCCATTGATCACTGTCAGAGCGAGGTGAAAACAGGGATTCCTGCCAATCTGGATGCCCTGGTTAAGGCGATGGGTCTTTAA
- a CDS encoding GNAT family N-acetyltransferase: MVSTLSKISTQHVIKISTVDYFANQRAIHLVRHAVFVCEQFIPADLEIDRYDPVSQHVLALFEGHAVGTGRLTPDGRIGRVAVAKHLRNQGIGRCVMEELLEVARQHRHHEVVLAAQCHAIPFYERLGFYQEGHVFKELGIKHVTMRRTLV, from the coding sequence ATGGTAAGCACTTTATCTAAGATAAGCACCCAACACGTTATTAAGATCAGTACTGTTGACTATTTTGCTAATCAGCGCGCAATTCATTTGGTGAGACATGCCGTTTTTGTGTGTGAGCAATTTATTCCTGCCGACCTTGAGATAGACCGTTATGATCCCGTATCTCAGCATGTCTTGGCCTTGTTCGAAGGGCATGCTGTGGGGACTGGGCGTTTAACGCCTGATGGCAGAATCGGGCGCGTTGCTGTGGCAAAGCACTTACGGAATCAAGGTATTGGTCGTTGCGTTATGGAAGAACTCCTAGAAGTTGCCAGACAGCACCGTCATCATGAGGTGGTATTGGCTGCACAGTGCCATGCAATTCCTTTTTATGAAAGATTAGGGTTTTATCAAGAGGGTCATGTGTTTAAGGAGCTTGGCATTAAGCACGTAACTATGCGGAGAACCTTAGTCTGA